GGGGTCaggggtaaaaaaacaaaaaaaggaatttattgtGTTCATATTTTGCTGCAAATTGGCTACAATTTATTGATGAATGGAATAAATGTATGATATTGTTGTCTGTTTGTTGCATTATGCAAGATGCATGCGATGAAATCATAATAGTGATGCtagtataatatttgtttatgagATTATCATCATAGCAACACCAGCTTAATTTGTATCTTGAGTGTTTTACAGCAAGTCATCCCCAAGTTTAGGCACAATTTTCTGGGGGAATTGGATGCACATTCACTCATATATAGCAAGAATACATACAAACAATACACAAAACAACAGAATCAACTTTACAAATTACCTTGTAGAAATAGGGTAAACatatagaaagaaatattaacCACTATGTGCAGACTTTTTTTATATAGCACATAGATATCATAACTCAATGTGCTTAACTGTAACAAGACATTACATATAcactcaatttaataaaaacaacatattaaatgttacaaagattaaatatattctttaactacaaagaaacagaaataggagaaacatataaaaatattaaccactAAATCCAGATTTATATGTCCATATATAATCCAGATTATATATGTTATGATTATTCACATACCACAGCTGTTACTGTTACTCTATCTAAGATAAGCAACATTAACTTtgacgataattttttttcaacatgttGACCACTGCACTAAttcaaaaaacaacttaaccaccaattACAGTAACAAAAACCCTAAAAACTAATACTAATAGTTGACTTTCGCAGGAGATCACGTCATCAgtctgtttataattacatcaacaaataacaaaagagaaataaaatttctaaatttttctaaaaattctaatttttggttaaaaaattaaaaaagtaattaaatttttttctaaatcttaagttttcatttcttttttgttattagtggatgtaattatagaattacgAACACAAACTGATGATACGGGATCTCACGAAGTCAACCactggtattagtttttttattactgtgttaggtggttaagttgttttttgaactcattttttaaaatatgtaatactaTGGTGCAAGGAAATTCTCTCCTAAGCTTGGAAATACATTTTTGGACCGTCTAAAAATGCTTATATCTTCTGGAATGACAGGTAGTTAAATTAtatctatcattattatttttatgtacctCCAATGTTTTTCCACACGTCTACTGAGAGCAATTTTTTCACCAATTTCAGTGCAAACAGGACTGGTCAAACTTATTTTGGCCAAATCAGCTTTTTGTGCTACAACACGGCCACCTGTTGATAAAGAGCCAATATTCACTAAAAGTACTTCATTTTTAGACAGCTTTTGAACCTGTAGACACAAAAAAGAAtgtgtaatactaacaaaaaattacaacttattcCCCCATTACACTTTTAAAACTTGAATGATATCAATATTAAGTAACTTTAAAGAACTGATGATGAAATCTTGTGGCTTTCCTGGACAATAATGTGAAATCATAATGTACAAATTTAAAGatctgaatattaaataatgaatataaataatgcagtaatgctttattattattaataaacatttctaGTTACTTACTATTAAGTAACTAAAATGTTATGTAActagaaatgattaaaataagttAACTTACTTCTAAGTTGCTTTAACACtgttcaattttctttttcaattattaacacTTCTGTAGTGACACTACTATCACAAAACAATATAGTTTTAGTAAGTAATTACAGTATGTAAGTAGaagtttaaaaacgtttaaaattattttaaaagagtgaGTAGATAGATTGGGAGAGTTCACAGACATACACTCAAttatattaggtaaaaaaaaaaattattcagttatttgaTTAACTCTATAGCTAATATATAATCTGCaaagtattattacatttacaaatgattatttatacaaaatagagctttgtaaatattaaattatatactttctTAAGACAactgttatattttgaaatataaatttatttttattaatctataaagcTGCTATTCTCTACTTTTGATATCGAgatttaacactttttaaaatgaaatctctgaacttgtgtttattttactttagagAATCATAAATTAAGTAACTTATACATGGACTGTAAgcaaattttgaaagaaatatttatttatttagtactagcagacccggtgatacttcactattgctagatttgagtatatatatatatatatatatatatatatatatatgtataaattaaatgaacacatctgtaaaaaactgaaaattacacaatttcaaaaatttaaccttttactttataaaagtcagaatataaataaatcctaTTGTCAAAATAGCATCAAATCCAATAGCACTAGCTATTGGATTtgattcaaactactctctaaacacagtactagattcaaaatacccctaactttctttctactggtcagatcgagagGATTTTAATAGCTTCAAACCTTTTTTGGACGTGGACTATTTTGAAAAACCTGCATGTatattggtccagtagttttttagtctagagcagacacacatacgaatattggcttttatttatatagatagaagAAAcaagtctgtttgtttgttttgtaaatattctgaCACCGGCACCAACTAGCGGGTATGGTTTTTGCAAAGGTTTTtcttcacataactaatataaattctgCATGAGCCAAatctgaccataaatacaatttttcaaaatatctggaccccagcaccacctagcagTTTCAacctaattcagaaacctttgtgaGTGTATGCACACTTCACCAAACTAAATCGTAATCGGATGAATGGAACGCATGCAGGACAAACGAACATTCTTGTATGAAGATTACAATCAATcactttcaattttgttaaattactcAAGTCCTTATTTATTCCCACCAGAAAAAGATAACTGAATTTTCTAGTAAATTCTTTACAAAGATTAAGGAtgaaaagttttacataatttactgaaaagttttttgtttgaaaaaaaatatatttttatgaataattcaatCCAAATAAATCAtacaacaatataattatatagaaaaattaaattatactgtattcagttagcttatagaataaaaaataaacaaacgttaACGTGTTTGTTGGTGAGTTTGTCATGATTCTGGTGATTCACATTCCTTGTATCATGCTGATTCACAATATATATGTACAGCACTAACCTTACACATACATTAGTCACCATCATATAGTAGTCATGTAATCAAATGCTTATATAATGTTATGTCTTCTCAATATtattaaaacccttgatcttttcatattaccactattttgttataatgttcaatttttgtttattatttatttatttactctaatgttattaaagttaatataatgcaatttttttaaagtttactggAATGTGAGTGTAGTGCattcctagatttgtgtctgtacaaattgagttataccattattttgacaccaAGTCTGATACCAATTCAGCTGATAATAGTGTATGATTATTGCTATCTCTTCTGAAGAAAGCCCTTAAGTTGTGCGGAAAAAACccataattttaaatgcttacaaaaatgaattgtagAGAAATCCAATGGTATTGTTTCTGAATGTTGTTAATTAAACTGTTAACATAAGTGGAAGTTGTATTGCTTCAATGTACAATGCGATTCatgagtatgaatctactaatgaattacagtTTCCTACGAAAACAAACCCCCTTTTGAAAAatgtgattttgtaaaaattatagattttatttatgtgtataaaattgatgagttagcaCGATCCAGTGGCAAAACTGTGCTTTATCCCTATCATAGGGAGTTACCAACTACCATTGTGAACTTAACCAAATTGAGTTAATTTagggacaaatcaaaagttagGTAGTgtcagaaaatactgcttttaaaataactgataaaaatttatgcttaaaaaacCATAGACAAAACAAGGCcagcaaaaatggaaaaattaaataaaacatgtaacgaTACCGTTGAACCAAACTATTGAGAATTTGATAATAGACAACAAAATTGTGCCTCCCATTGTATCTTTTAATACTGACAGCACTATGAATTTTTCACAATCAGAtgacaaaaactgaatttaatttattatttgtttactatcatagaaatttaattaaaaatattagtgaacttttactgTTTGTGGACAGTTGGCAATTTCATAACccttaaaaaaactcaaaatgtcttaattaaaaatatatatataatttttgtaaattataataccgTGTGATTACTGAACATTAATGTtgtgtagtttcttttatatgcatcaggatttacaggagatgcttgtgaatcggcaCCTGAAAACTCATAGGTGCAGtctgtttacttgaactctataagctaactgaataaggTATAAGTGAAAAATCTATACTTTTAAAAGGACTGATTACATACATCCCACCTTACCAGAATGATATCTGTTATTTCACTTGTATAATGCTACTTTATATAGCTAATTAGCTAATGCTCAAATAAAAGCAAATAGatgattaaactgaaattttattcaaatctttatatatttttttttagttaatgcagagtaataataataatatattgaaaaaagtcGTGACTTCACATTACTATTTCTTATAATCAAATAActtgaaacacaaaaataattaattaaaaaactgatagataataataataacctaccTTAGCTCCTTTCTTATCACCTTCCATTCTCACACCCAATAAacgtttcaataaataatatgagATTTCaagttctataaatatttttggcagtTCACCTACAGCACCTAGCACCTGACCAACAAGACGATCAGCACGACATAAAGTAGGTTCTATTTTAGTTCCAACACctaggaaaaagagaaaaatctaaGTAATACTGGAAAAGATAAATTAGAATGACTAGATTTAACTGCAGTACTTTTAATGGCATCTTAGTAAGATAAACATGAATAGCCAATAAAATGTTGTGCGTTAAATCATTGATAAGTGACCTACAACccacttttgaaatattaaaacagaaaaaacaaatttttttaaagtgacaacatgaaaaatataataaagaaatgataCTAACTTCATACAGGGACccaacagatttttaaattaataaaacagatataaaatacattattcagaaaaatgaactaaaaaaaactcaatttatgtaaaattaaaagtaaaatttacatataatatatacatctTTGAGGTAAAAGGTGAATTCAAATTATATGATGATTATGCTGACATATTAACTGCTTATTTCACAGCTGAGCCAGCAGCACTAAACACAAACATAACAATTTCCTAAgtgtataagtttttaaattctaattttaattatttctttaatgctATGTATTGCTTTTACATTTAGTTGCAagttgaatgtttttaaaaaaatagtaactttacTGTTATTTGATAGaggtaatttttgaaataaaataaagttttattaaagacaaaaaaaaatttatattgtaaaaaagttttacattagatacaatttaattttgatgatatgGCGGTACGTCTTTGAAGTAGgatataaagtatattaaaaaatttgattattatagtaattttatattaatacagtttaattttgatcatacagaggtaatttttttaaacaggataataataaaaagtaatagttaCATTTTTGAGCAGTCGCTGAGATAgtgcaagtaaaaaaaatatgcagaaaattgaagataaaaaaaatatctgaacatAACATACACTACAAAATGAGGCATAGTAGcctgttacaaaataattacataaaaaatgactGGGCAGCTACATGTTTACAATAATCATCTGTATAATTTCAATTGTATGCGTGAAAATGTTAAAGGGTAATCTTAGACCTTACCAAAAAgacagtaaacaatttttttttttttaataaaaaaatgatatgagtaaaattattacataatatataaccttaatatacatatatattttaatctgctTACTTATGGAGATggaatttacatattaaaactaGAATGTTTTAATTCAAGCTCAAATGTAAATTGAtgcctacttttttaaatgttctaaaatCTCTACTTAAATTTTAGGGTTTATAGAACAACGTTCTTGCTGGAATATCAAGTGGAGTCTTCCAACTCAACATAAGCTGTATCTTATGTCACTTTAAGGAACAACCTCAATCctaacattatttatacaaatctcCAACAATTATATTCTTACAGCaggtatttttattcttacttcaacTTTTGGCTAATGTATAAagttgataataaatatgatacaaaAAGGGGTTTttgtcaaaatgaaaaataatatgtgccaatcaaaaatgtaaaattactaattcttaatatatataaatgactaaaccagtttttacaaaattcatataaattttacagacaAGTGAAAAAATTCTTAACGCTGAAATATCATGCttgtttttactgaataaaaaggTAAAGCAaaagtacataattaataattacctaTCAAACCACCTGGTACAGCAAACTGTAGTTCATTCTGTTCGGCAAATAAAGATACGATACGTGAAAATATTGGTCTGCAAGTCAATTTCCCATCACTATCTTTTGATACTAAACCAGGACGTACCTCAATCTCCATAcctatctaaaaaaaacaaaggtaaagaaaaattaatctttcataaaggaaaaatataattataagattcaatctaaaaaaatgtcttcaatatttataacataataatttagaaaatatatcacttttatcttcatgtttaaaacaaaaatggtttaaaaaataattataacaatcttaaacaaaaacacaatgatgtttttatataacaatgTATTATATAACAGCTGTCTTTTATATTAGCATTTAAATCAATATCCTGCTGCTTGAGTAAATTCACTGTAGAAGTTTTCAAACCTCATCGTGACTCATTGAACTCAATGATTTTCCTCCATTCTACATACAGCTGATAACTGAATAAGTGCACCCAGTACTAAAACACAGATTTTGTGGCAGTACTGCCATAAGCTTATGGCAGATTGTCTTTTATTCCAAAGGTTCTGAATTTATATTCCAATCAGGCGTAGTGATCATCATGTGCTGTGAAATTTCCATGCATCATATAAAACTTGCATAATACatcatataaaacttatttttataattaaaaagtgaaaaatcagtCTTTTGTTGATCTTGCTACTATGTGCTTCTgcttatttcagtttttcttcatagcactaaacatttttcattcataacaccttgctttaataaaatctacactaaaCCATACAAACTGATACGACAAGCCATGCAGATAATCAAAAACTATTATGAATTTATGAAAGAAGTCAATCAAgttttgaaaattggaagatGATTgacatatttagataaaaaaaaagatgaggaAGGAACAGCAGCTGCAGTTCTTTCTTTTTGTGTGACTGGTGTGCTCCAGTCACACAAGTTCAGGATGATAAAGGAgagaaaattactattaaaattattggcTGATAATCCATCCACTTCAATTTAGTACCACAAAAGATACCACATGATTTTTATGTCTTTAAAAATCATGATAAACTCTCCACAGGAATTGACAATTTTGATTAAGTTATAGTAAAAGAGATGTACATAAATTTCATAAAGTACATCAGCAACtaccaagaataaaaatattgcaagaCAGTTAAGGATTCAGTTAATTAACTGTAAGAGAGTATAAACTGAAGAAACTGTGAGAAAGAAAGTAAACTGTGATAGAGTATAACTGTAAGGTTTACAATTTAAGTTAGGAAAACTGAGAACAGTAGGCAAATCCCTatgaaaaaacacaataaaagatttaaacaaataaaatatttaagctcAATTAAGACATTTTAGGATAAGAAAAGACTgattatatatactaataaagCATATGTTTAATTTACACACTCCGCCAATAAATTCTGGATGAGACCTAGAAATTACAATTCTGAGAGGAAAAAGACTAATACAGCCTGGAGgagaaattagttttaatacaaaaattatatgaaacattaTAATCAGTTACAAATTATATGTGaagataaaataacagaaatgaaaaaatacaactagaagcttattgtaaaaaaaaagcacaCAGAAGATGATTACATGAAACAAGTGGAAAATACTACACAAAATTTCTGTGATAGAAGACAGTAGCAGTGATAATGTTTCTGGAATGGTGAATTACACCATTACTTGGACATTCAGCCAATAATAATTTGcatgtgaatcttttttttaaccgatCAGGTTTTCTCTCTAATAACAAAGTAACGGTATtactaagtatttattttacgtgtttttaaatgaatttacaaaacaACAAATCGAAAAAGAACCAAACTGAAATACTCCTTGTTGGaggtaagtataattttaatcaataaaataatttttacaaattaggaaatacataaattataaaattaatatttgtacaagacaaattgtaaaaaaaaattaaactaaaagaattaattaaaatttcagaaaaatgtaccaataaaataattaactttcagaAAAAGTGAACAAGTTATATACCTAATGAAATGAATGCTAACAATAAGCGCTGCCACGGGTCTCAGCTCCAAACCCGTAAGCCTGATTATTGTGGCATGAACTATACCCAAAAAAGAGTAGTAACAaacccaaaaaagaaattaactatgTCTACATAATCTGAATGCTAACTTgagaataaaataagtttgattaaataattacaacaatacCCTACAAAATAAGGgagcaatataatttatattgcacCCAATCACAAATTCATTCTCAGAAAAATAATCATTGGGAATATTTTACACTaatcttaaaagaattaaatctgAAAAGACCCAATTGCATTCATTTCACTGGGTAATTTTCATAAGATATTCTAGTTTTAATGAATTAACAAGATcaataatttttaccttaattataaatttattatttacctttagCACTCCACGCAATATACTACCCCCAGCAACACCACCTTTAAGATCATCCACTTCACATCCGGGTTTGTTCACATCAAATGATCTGATTACAATTAAGCGAGGAGGTGAAGTGAAATCTCTGACTGGTACTGGTATCTTCTTTGTTATATACTCACAAAGCACCTCTATGTTGTACTTTAACTGTGCTGATATCGGAACAACAGGTGCTCCTTCTGCCACAGTACCTATACCAGAAAGCACAAAAAATAGGAAATTGTTGTGAAgcatattttacttaaacattCCTACTCAAATTACAGTTTTTACATGTAGTCAAGCCTCAGTAATGCAGAATCACAGGATAATGTATCTTTTTTGAGTTACTGAAattcaaacagtaaaaaaagtgCTATAGTATATACCATATCTTATAAGTATAGAAAGAAATGaagagaaacaaattaaaaacccacTCTGGgcagagaaacaatttttttaattgaattatatacagcaaatttttttattgtgctgaacataaaaactataataaaatgagaaaatgaaGGTATGTCATATGTATATTCATATTACAACCAAGaatatggatttaaaaattaatattaataaacattaacagAGCAGGAAATGAATCAaactaaatacatacatacagttTCTTTTTTGCTGATCTTTTGAAGAACCAGCTTCTCTCTCCATGCAAAATCACAACGCTAATGAATCAAGGAAAACAAGAGTAAATTGAAACTATTTTGGAAATTATGATGGCATTTCCTTGCTATTTCAATAGTAATTTCACTAACCTAAATGGAATagcttaattaattatatatttattgagattttatgtagtgaaataaaataaaactgaaaaaatcaaGGTTTTTAAGTTATTGATAACATTCAACTTTtactattatatgtaatttaacagccTCTGATAATATTCTTACTCTAGActgttattaacttaaaaattaggcGTAAGGTGAaagaaactactttttttttttgatttctcagCAGTGTTTGATCAACTCAAACAATTCTGTTTTCTTTATAAGCTTTAGGAGTTAGATGTTTCACTGAAACTGGAGATGATAATAGAGCCTTTATAGTGGAACTTTATATTGGAGTTTGCTATAAAGGACTAATTGAGAGCTTTGAAACATTCTGGCATTAAACCCCAAATATAAAGActtgtagaaaataaagaaacataagaATAAACTAGTAATTGCATTtcctaattaaataaaagatgttcAACAGTATAAATTCACAGCTCTCCCATTAATTCCATTCAAATGGGTATTTAACTCAAACTTGCTTAACCTTTCCTTTTGGAGATGACTTTCACCTCCATTAATAAATTGGCTGTTAGTATAAATATCactgtttgtatttaattaattatgcttAATTCTGGGTTCAATGTGGAAGTTGTGTAAAGGTAAATCCTTTTTTCCTTTACCTTGgctatattattaaaagatttaatttatatcttgtttttttactttttctgtaaattaccACAATTGGTCCTTGAATTTCCTTGAATTAATAGAATGAATCAGCGGAGAGAATgagaagatttaaacaaaataacccTTACAGATTAATGATgatatttaagtttctttttaaattagtaacaaataAGCTCTGCCATAAAAGAGAagctaaaaaatacaatttagtaaaTGTGAATGATGATTAAACATAAAGCATGATATTACAAATACATACcttgaacaaattttaatatttgttcatgTTGCTCTTTGGCTTGCCCTTCCTTAACaagatctattttattttgtaatataacaatATGCTTTAATTTCATAATCTCAATAGCCGCTAAATGTTCTGATGTCTGTGGCTGTGGGCATGATTCATTGCCAGctgtaacaatagaaaaaatatcaaactgaCAAACAGTACACAACTGacacattttataaagaaacatgTAAGGTAAAGGTTTAAAGTTAAGCAAAAGTTTTATTATGACAAAAGGAGTCGCTTACAACTCAGAAAAATGATGACAAAGTCGTTAAATTGATTCCTAACTTATTTCAAACACTCAACAACATAAACTggcttgaaatttaatttatctgttgtggcaaaattaaaatgttttaagaactTTAAAAATGAGGTAAGAAACTTCTTAATCAACCTTAATGAAACATCAGGTAAGCTTTCTTCCTAACAAATGctattaatgaagtaattttaatatactgttaaaattaaaattatgtttaaatagaaatattacaacaaatcaGATAACTCGACTCAGATTTAAtcaatatatactattttattacaacacAACAGGcctcttattaaaaaattcaatattatt
This DNA window, taken from Lycorma delicatula isolate Av1 chromosome 7, ASM4794821v1, whole genome shotgun sequence, encodes the following:
- the LOC142328208 gene encoding eukaryotic translation initiation factor 2 subunit 3-like isoform X2, giving the protein MSSVESGSVTTNQPNLSKQDLSKLDVTKLTALSPEVISRQATINIGTIGHVAHGKSTVVKAVSGVQTVRFKNELERNITIKLGYANAKIYKCDNEKCPRPACYISGGSSKDDTFPCLRPNCTGKFQLVRHVSFVDCPGHDILMATMLNGAAVMDAALLLIAGNESCPQPQTSEHLAAIEIMKLKHIVILQNKIDLVKEGQAKEQHEQILKFVQGTVAEGAPVVPISAQLKYNIEVLCEYITKKIPVPVRDFTSPPRLIVIRSFDVNKPGCEVDDLKGGVAGGSILRGVLKIGMEIEVRPGLVSKDSDGKLTCRPIFSRIVSLFAEQNELQFAVPGGLIGVGTKIEPTLCRADRLVGQVLGAVGELPKIFIELEISYYLLKRLLGVRMEGDKKGAKVQKLSKNEVLLVNIGSLSTGGRVVAQKADLAKISLTSPVCTEIGEKIALSRRVEKHWRLIGWGQIRGGETIEPTS